CTATCAAATCATCTTCGATCCATCTCTTTTCCCTTCTCGTCTCTCCCGAGCTTTCGTACGTTTCCTATCTCAGTTTGGCAAACTTATTTCATCAAGATCATCCAAAGATAAGAACACCTCGTCCAAGCATGAAAGCTCTGtcccatcatcatcttcctcgtCATCGTTGCGCTCATAAACTCGACACAACACGAATCCGCTGAACTCCTGAGAAATGTTTTGCAAAAGCACATCAGTTCATGATATCACGTGTACAATTGTACGTATATGCTCGATGAAAATACACATGCATACAATGTGAGAGAGCATGAAGCTTTTGTAGAGTAAATGAGTTAGTTTGCTAGCTATTTGTGATATATTGCGAGTGTGATTACATTGACTGCTTTCCGGTGCACTCTTCTCTTTGATGATCTAGTGGTGGAAGAAGAAGCGCAAGTATCCGAGACTGAAGAGAGACGATACTCATGCATTGTCCAATTTGTTTTGATCCCGGAAGAAGCTTCTCCCACGTAGAACCCAAAGTATCTCTTGATTCCAACTCTGTTATTAGAAGTAGAGGATATGATAGGTTCCTCGGTGCCTAAGGGTTTCCAGTATCCATTACTCGTAACCCGATTTTGCGTCCTCCGGCTATAGAAGTACCACTGCTTACCCTCGCACAAAGCCTTACCTGCGTACATGTTATGTATATAACAATTTAACAAAGTAATTGGCATGTGTTTAGTAATGGAGCAAAATAAGGGCAAGATAACTCTTGTTGTACATAGGATATATTGGAATGCATTGAATTAATGGTACCATTTAGCTCCCATGGATCGTATGGATAGAGATCGAGATCAGGAATGACATCGGGGTGGAGGGGTAAGAGAGCTGCCTTGCGTTGAAGGAAATGGACTACGAGCTCTTCGTCTGTGGGGAAAAATCGAAAACCAGGAGGCAGCTGAAAAGGGTTATCTGCCATCACAACAAAGCAGGCTaggacaagaagaagaagaggaagaagaagaagatttaaGAAGAATAGTAGCTAGCGTGTAAACGAAGTTTCAGCTGACGATGGTATTTATAGCTTCTGTAAAgcaagaggagagagatgaagtgaatagaagagaaacaatgaaaacaacaaaaacaaaaaaagaaaagataagtGAGTGAATGAGTGACGTG
This genomic stretch from Fragaria vesca subsp. vesca unplaced genomic scaffold, FraVesHawaii_1.0 scf0510081, whole genome shotgun sequence harbors:
- the LOC101301738 gene encoding NAC transcription factor ONAC010-like; amino-acid sequence: MADNPFQLPPGFRFFPTDEELVVHFLQRKAALLPLHPDVIPDLDLYPYDPWELNGKALCEGKQWYFYSRRTQNRVTSNGYWKPLGTEEPIISSTSNNRVGIKRYFGFYVGEASSGIKTNWTMHEYRLSSVSDTCASSSTTRSSKRRVHRKAVNEFSGFVLCRVYERNDDEEDDDGTELSCLDEVFLSLDDLDEISLPN